The Streptococcus oralis Uo5 genome includes a window with the following:
- a CDS encoding GNAT family N-acetyltransferase, whose product MEYELCIREAEMSDATALIAFLDCVGQETDFTSLDENGIMMTAFEMALFIEKQAASENQITLLALLNDEIAGVLNITADQHLRVRHIGDIFLAVRKKFWNQGLATILLEEGIEWAKASGVLRRLQLSVQKRNEAAIHLYSKMGFITEGLQERGAYLAEGIFLDVCLMGKLINE is encoded by the coding sequence ATGGAGTATGAGTTGTGTATTCGTGAGGCAGAGATGTCAGATGCTACAGCCTTGATTGCATTTTTAGATTGTGTCGGTCAAGAGACAGACTTTACTAGCCTAGATGAAAATGGCATCATGATGACAGCTTTTGAAATGGCTCTTTTTATCGAAAAACAAGCTGCATCAGAGAATCAAATTACTCTCCTCGCCTTACTGAATGATGAGATTGCAGGAGTCTTAAATATCACAGCAGACCAACATTTAAGAGTTCGACATATCGGTGATATTTTTTTAGCAGTTCGCAAGAAATTTTGGAACCAAGGCTTGGCAACTATACTTCTAGAAGAAGGCATTGAGTGGGCGAAAGCCAGTGGCGTCCTGCGCCGTTTGCAACTCAGTGTACAAAAACGAAACGAGGCTGCGATCCACCTCTACTCAAAAATGGGATTTATCACAGAAGGCTTACAAGAAAGAGGAGCCTATTTAGCAGAAGGGATATTTTTAGATGTTTGTCTTATGGGCAAGCTGATAAATGAATAA
- the rpoB gene encoding DNA-directed RNA polymerase subunit beta — MAGHDVQYGKHRTRRSFSRIKEVLDLPNLIEIQTDSFKDFLDHGLKEVFEDVLPISNFTETMELEFVGYEIKEPKYTLEEARIHDASYSAPIFVTFRLINKETGEIKTQEVFFGDFPIMTEMGTFIINGGERIIVSQLVRSPGVYFNDKVDKNGKVGYGSTVIPNRGAWLELESDSKDIAYTRIDRTRKIPFTTLVRALGFSGDDEIFDIFGDSELVRNTVEKDIHKNPMDSRTDEALKEIYERLRPGEPKTAESSRSLLVARFFDPRRYDLAAVGRYKINKKLNVKTRLLNQTIAEPLVDPETGEILVEAGTVMTRSVIESIESHLDGDLNKIVYIPNDAAVLTEPVVLQKFKVVAPTDPDRVVTIIGNANPDDKVRVVTPADILAEMSYFLNLAEGIGRVDDIDHLGNRRIRAVGELLANQVRLGLSRMERNVRERMSVQDNEVLTPQQIINIRPVTAAVKEFFGSSQLSQFMDQHNPLSELSHKRRLSALGPGGLTRDRAGYEVRDVHYTHYGRMCPIETPEGPNIGLINNLSSYGHLNKYGFVQTPYRKVDRETGVVTNEIVWLTADEEDEFTVAQANSRLNEDGTFAEKVVMGRHQGVNQEYPAEVVDYMDVSPKQVVAVATACIPFLENDDSNRALMGANMQRQAVPLIDPKAPYVGTGMEYQAAHDSGAAVIAQYGGKVTYADADKVEVRREDGSLDVYHIQKFRRSNSGTAYNQRTLVKVGDVVEKGDFIADGPSMEKGEMALGQNPIVAYMTWEGYNFEDAVIMSERLVKDDVYTSVHLEEYESETRDTKLGPEEITREIPNVGEDALKDLDEMGIIRIGAEVKEGDILVGKVTPKGEKDLSAEERLLHAIFGDKSREVRDTSLRVPHGADGVVRDVKIFTRANGDELQSGVNMLVRVYIAQKRKIKVGDKMAGRHGNKGVVSRIVPVEDMPYLPDGTPVDIMLNPLGVPSRMNIGQVMELHLGMAARTLGIHIATPVFDGASSEDLWDTVKEAGMDSDAKTILYDGRTGEPFDNRVSVGVMYMIKLHHMVDDKLHARSVGPYSTVTQQPLGGKAQFGGQRFGEMEVWALEAYGASNVLQEILTYKSDDINGRLKAYEAITKGKPIPKPGVPESFRVLVKELQSLGLDMRVLDEDDQEVELRDLDEGMDEDVIHVDDLEKAREKAAQEAKAAFEAEEAEKATKAEATEEAAEQE, encoded by the coding sequence TTGGCAGGACATGACGTTCAATACGGGAAACATCGTACCCGTCGTAGTTTTTCAAGAATCAAAGAAGTTCTTGACTTACCAAATTTGATTGAAATTCAAACTGACTCATTCAAAGATTTCCTAGACCACGGTCTGAAGGAAGTGTTTGAAGATGTATTGCCAATTTCAAACTTCACAGAAACTATGGAGTTGGAATTTGTTGGCTATGAAATCAAGGAACCCAAATACACGCTCGAAGAAGCACGTATCCACGATGCTAGCTACTCAGCACCAATTTTTGTAACCTTCCGCTTGATCAATAAAGAAACAGGCGAAATCAAGACTCAAGAAGTCTTCTTTGGTGATTTTCCAATCATGACCGAAATGGGTACTTTCATCATCAATGGTGGTGAACGTATTATCGTTTCTCAGTTAGTCCGCTCACCAGGTGTTTACTTTAATGACAAAGTAGACAAGAACGGTAAAGTGGGTTACGGTTCTACTGTTATCCCGAACCGTGGAGCTTGGTTGGAACTTGAAAGCGACTCAAAAGACATCGCTTATACTCGTATTGACCGTACTCGTAAGATTCCATTTACGACCTTAGTTCGTGCGCTTGGTTTCTCAGGTGATGATGAAATCTTTGATATCTTTGGTGATAGCGAATTGGTTCGCAATACTGTTGAAAAAGATATCCACAAGAATCCAATGGACTCTCGTACAGACGAAGCCTTGAAGGAAATCTACGAACGCCTTCGTCCAGGTGAGCCTAAGACTGCTGAAAGCTCACGTAGCTTGCTTGTGGCACGTTTCTTTGACCCGCGCCGCTACGATTTGGCAGCTGTTGGTCGTTACAAGATCAATAAAAAACTCAACGTTAAAACACGCTTGCTCAACCAAACCATTGCGGAGCCATTGGTAGACCCTGAAACAGGAGAAATCTTGGTAGAAGCTGGTACCGTTATGACTCGTAGCGTGATCGAAAGTATCGAGAGTCACTTGGATGGCGACTTGAACAAGATCGTTTATATTCCAAACGATGCAGCTGTTCTGACAGAACCAGTTGTGCTTCAAAAATTCAAGGTTGTTGCCCCAACGGACCCAGACCGTGTTGTAACCATCATCGGAAATGCCAATCCAGACGACAAGGTTCGTGTTGTAACTCCTGCGGATATCCTTGCAGAGATGAGCTACTTCCTCAACTTGGCGGAAGGTATCGGACGTGTGGATGATATCGACCACCTTGGGAACCGTCGTATCCGTGCAGTTGGTGAATTGCTTGCTAACCAAGTACGTCTTGGACTTTCTCGTATGGAACGTAATGTCCGTGAACGTATGTCTGTTCAGGACAATGAAGTTTTAACACCACAACAAATTATCAATATCCGTCCTGTAACAGCTGCGGTTAAAGAATTCTTTGGTTCATCACAGTTGTCACAGTTCATGGACCAACACAACCCGCTTTCTGAGTTGTCTCACAAACGCCGTTTGTCAGCCTTGGGACCTGGTGGTTTGACTCGTGACCGTGCTGGATATGAAGTACGTGACGTGCATTACACTCACTATGGTCGTATGTGTCCAATCGAGACACCTGAAGGACCTAACATCGGTTTGATTAACAACTTGTCATCTTACGGACACTTGAATAAGTATGGCTTTGTTCAAACACCATACCGTAAGGTTGACCGTGAAACAGGTGTTGTGACCAACGAAATCGTTTGGTTGACAGCCGATGAAGAAGATGAATTTACTGTAGCGCAGGCTAACTCTCGCCTCAACGAGGACGGTACTTTTGCTGAGAAAGTTGTCATGGGACGTCACCAAGGGGTCAACCAAGAGTATCCAGCAGAAGTGGTTGACTACATGGACGTGTCACCAAAACAGGTAGTTGCCGTTGCGACAGCATGTATTCCTTTCTTGGAAAACGATGACTCCAACCGTGCCCTCATGGGTGCCAACATGCAACGTCAGGCTGTGCCTTTGATTGATCCAAAAGCACCTTACGTTGGTACTGGTATGGAATACCAAGCAGCTCATGACTCTGGTGCTGCTGTGATTGCTCAGTATGGTGGTAAAGTTACTTACGCAGATGCTGATAAGGTAGAAGTACGCCGTGAAGATGGTTCGCTAGACGTTTACCACATCCAAAAATTCCGTCGTTCTAACTCAGGTACTGCTTATAATCAACGTACACTTGTTAAGGTTGGCGATGTCGTTGAAAAAGGCGATTTTATCGCTGACGGACCTTCTATGGAAAAAGGTGAAATGGCGCTTGGACAAAACCCAATCGTTGCCTACATGACATGGGAAGGTTACAACTTCGAGGATGCCGTTATCATGAGCGAACGCTTGGTCAAAGACGATGTCTACACATCTGTCCACCTCGAAGAATACGAATCAGAAACACGCGATACAAAGCTTGGACCTGAAGAAATTACTCGTGAAATTCCAAACGTTGGTGAAGATGCTCTTAAAGACCTTGACGAAATGGGGATTATCCGTATCGGTGCTGAGGTTAAAGAAGGGGACATCCTTGTAGGTAAAGTCACACCTAAGGGTGAGAAAGACCTCTCAGCTGAAGAACGTCTCTTGCACGCTATCTTCGGAGACAAGTCTCGTGAAGTGCGTGATACTTCTCTTCGTGTACCTCACGGTGCCGATGGTGTCGTTCGTGATGTTAAAATCTTTACACGTGCAAATGGAGATGAGTTGCAATCAGGTGTCAACATGCTGGTTCGCGTCTACATCGCTCAAAAACGTAAGATCAAAGTCGGAGATAAGATGGCCGGACGTCACGGAAACAAAGGGGTTGTCTCTCGTATCGTTCCTGTAGAAGACATGCCTTACCTTCCAGACGGAACTCCAGTCGATATCATGTTGAACCCACTTGGGGTACCATCACGTATGAATATCGGTCAGGTTATGGAACTCCACCTTGGTATGGCAGCTCGTACTCTTGGTATCCACATCGCAACACCAGTTTTTGACGGAGCAAGTTCGGAAGACCTTTGGGACACTGTTAAAGAAGCAGGTATGGACAGTGATGCCAAGACAATCCTTTACGATGGACGTACAGGTGAGCCATTTGACAACCGTGTATCAGTTGGTGTCATGTACATGATCAAACTCCACCACATGGTTGATGATAAATTGCACGCTCGTTCAGTCGGACCATACTCAACTGTTACCCAACAACCACTCGGAGGTAAAGCTCAGTTTGGTGGACAACGTTTCGGTGAGATGGAGGTTTGGGCTCTTGAAGCCTACGGTGCGTCAAATGTCCTTCAAGAAATCTTGACTTACAAGTCTGACGATATCAACGGACGTTTGAAAGCTTATGAAGCTATTACAAAAGGAAAACCAATTCCAAAACCAGGTGTTCCAGAATCCTTCCGAGTTCTTGTCAAAGAATTGCAATCTCTTGGTCTTGACATGCGTGTCCTTGACGAAGATGACCAAGAAGTGGAACTTCGCGACTTGGATGAAGGAATGGACGAAGATGTCATCCACGTAGATGACCTTGAAAAAGCCCGCGAAAAAGCAGCCCAAGAGGCTAAAGCAGCCTTTGAAGCTGAAGAAGCTGAGAAAGCAACAAAAGCGGAAGCAACAGAAGAAGCTGCTGAACAAGAATAA
- the ndk gene encoding nucleoside-diphosphate kinase — MEQTFFIIKPDGVKRGLVGQVLKRIEERGFKIEKLELRSAVSEALIDQHYQDLVEKSFYPPIRQFMTSGPVVVGILSGPKVIETWRTMMGATRPEEALPGTIRGDFAKAAGDNQAIQNVVHGSDSEASAKREIALWFKD, encoded by the coding sequence ATGGAACAAACATTCTTTATCATTAAGCCAGATGGTGTGAAAAGAGGGCTGGTTGGTCAGGTTCTGAAAAGAATTGAGGAGCGTGGTTTCAAAATCGAAAAATTAGAGTTACGTTCAGCAGTTTCAGAAGCTTTGATTGATCAACACTATCAAGACTTGGTTGAAAAAAGTTTTTATCCTCCTATCCGTCAGTTTATGACTTCAGGACCGGTAGTGGTGGGCATTCTATCAGGACCGAAAGTGATTGAAACTTGGCGGACCATGATGGGTGCTACTCGTCCAGAAGAAGCTCTGCCAGGAACTATCCGAGGAGATTTTGCCAAGGCTGCAGGAGACAATCAAGCCATTCAAAATGTAGTTCATGGATCCGATTCGGAAGCTTCTGCAAAACGTGAAATTGCTCTCTGGTTTAAGGATTAG
- the brpA gene encoding biofilm formation/cell division transcriptional regulator BrpA, producing the protein MIKKLIGMVLGFLAVTVLGVAVYGYTIYQQGTETLSKKTYKKIGEETNVIEATEPLTILLMGVDTGNVERTDPWAGNSDSMILLTVNPKTKKTTMMSLERDILTKIETGNGQVQEAKLNAAYANGGAELAISTIQKMMNIHIDRYVMVNMQGLQQLVDAVGGITVNNTLGFPISIADQEEFNKISIGVGEQTLNGEEALVYSRMRYQDPEGDYGRQKRQREVIQKIVEKVLSLNSVSHYQGILKALSDNMQTNVDLSAKSIPQLLGYQDSFKNIETHQLRGEDAELQGISYQIVTSEHMLEMQNLLRRSLGKEPVTELETNAVLYETAFGRTAPSTSTNASNEEAE; encoded by the coding sequence ATGATTAAAAAATTAATTGGAATGGTGCTAGGTTTCCTAGCAGTAACAGTTTTAGGTGTAGCGGTTTATGGCTATACCATCTACCAACAGGGAACAGAAACCCTAAGTAAAAAGACTTACAAAAAAATCGGGGAAGAAACCAACGTTATCGAAGCGACGGAGCCTCTGACTATCCTCTTGATGGGGGTAGATACGGGAAATGTGGAACGTACAGACCCGTGGGCGGGGAATAGTGATTCCATGATTCTCTTGACGGTTAATCCCAAAACAAAGAAAACCACAATGATGAGTTTGGAACGGGATATTTTGACCAAGATTGAGACTGGAAACGGTCAAGTTCAGGAAGCCAAACTCAATGCGGCCTATGCTAATGGTGGTGCGGAACTTGCAATTTCTACTATTCAAAAGATGATGAATATCCACATTGACCGCTATGTGATGGTTAACATGCAGGGGCTTCAACAATTGGTGGATGCAGTTGGTGGAATTACCGTCAACAATACACTTGGTTTCCCGATTTCGATTGCTGACCAAGAAGAGTTTAATAAGATTTCTATCGGTGTTGGAGAACAAACCTTGAATGGTGAGGAAGCTCTGGTGTATTCACGAATGCGTTACCAAGACCCAGAAGGAGACTATGGTCGTCAAAAACGTCAGCGTGAAGTCATTCAAAAGATCGTTGAGAAGGTTTTGAGCCTAAACAGTGTGAGTCATTATCAAGGCATCCTCAAAGCTTTGAGTGATAACATGCAGACCAATGTGGACTTATCAGCTAAGAGCATTCCACAATTGCTCGGCTATCAAGATTCTTTCAAGAATATTGAAACGCATCAATTGCGTGGGGAAGATGCTGAGCTACAGGGAATTTCTTATCAGATTGTCACTTCAGAACATATGCTCGAGATGCAAAATCTCTTGCGTCGTTCACTAGGTAAAGAGCCAGTGACAGAATTGGAAACCAATGCGGTACTGTACGAAACAGCCTTTGGTCGGACAGCGCCTTCAACCAGTACGAACGCTTCAAACGAAGAAGCAGAATAA
- the tsaE gene encoding tRNA (adenosine(37)-N6)-threonylcarbamoyltransferase complex ATPase subunit type 1 TsaE: MHTKNEEELLALGERLGHLLQKDDVLILTGELGAGKTTFTKGLAKGLDIRQMIKSPTYTIVREYEGRLPLYHLDVYRIEGDADSIDLDEFLFGGGVTVIEWGHLLGEDLPDSYLELEILKEADGRCLHFTAHGSRAEQLIKELQDGV, encoded by the coding sequence ATGCACACAAAAAATGAAGAAGAGCTTCTGGCTCTCGGAGAAAGATTAGGCCATTTGCTTCAAAAAGACGATGTTCTGATCTTGACTGGAGAGTTGGGTGCGGGTAAAACAACCTTTACAAAAGGTCTTGCCAAGGGCTTGGATATCCGTCAGATGATTAAAAGTCCAACCTATACCATTGTCAGAGAGTACGAAGGGCGTTTGCCACTTTACCACTTGGATGTCTACCGTATCGAAGGTGATGCTGATTCTATTGACTTGGATGAGTTTCTCTTTGGTGGTGGTGTGACTGTTATTGAGTGGGGGCATCTTTTGGGTGAAGATTTACCAGATTCTTACTTGGAGTTGGAAATTTTGAAAGAAGCTGATGGTCGTTGTCTTCATTTTACGGCTCATGGCTCTCGGGCTGAACAACTCATCAAGGAGCTTCAAGATGGAGTATGA
- the rpoC gene encoding DNA-directed RNA polymerase subunit beta' — protein sequence MVDVNRFKSMQITLASPSKVRSWSYGEVKKPETINYRTLKPEREGLFDEVIFGPTKDWECACGKYKRIRYRGIVCDRCGVEVTRTKVRRERMGHIELKAPVSHIWYFKGIPSRMGLTLDMSPRALEEVIYFAAYVVIDPKDTPLEHKSIMTEREYRERLREYGYGSFVAKMGAEAIQDLLKQVDLEKEITELKEELKTATGQKRVKAIRRLDVLDAFYKSGNKPEWMILNILPVIPPDLRPMLQLDGGRFASSDLNDLYRRVINRNNRLARLLELNAPGIIVQNEKRMLQEAVDALIDNGRRGRPITGPGSRPLKSLSHMLKGKQGRFRQNLLGKRVDFSGRSVIAVGPTLKMYQCGVPREMAIELFKPFVMREIVARDIVQNVKAAKRLVERGDERIWDILEEVIKEHPVLLNRAPTLHRLGIQAFEPVLIDGKALRLHPLVCEAYNADFDGDQMAIHVPLSEEAQAEARILMLAAEHILNPKDGKPVVTPSQDMVLGNYYLTMEEAGREGEGMVFKDRDEAVMAYRNGYVHLHSRVGIATDSLNKPWTEEQKHKVLLTTVGKILFNDIMPEGLPYLQEPTNANLTEGVPAKYFLPLGGDIKEAISNLELNPPFKKKNLGNIIAEIFKRFRTTETSALLDRMKNLGYHHSTLAGLTVGIADIPVVEDKAEIIEESHKRVEQITKQFRRGMITDDERYNAVTAEWRAAREKLEKRLVANQDPKNPIVMMMDSGARGNISNFSQLAGMRGLMAAPNGRIMELPILSNFREGLSVLEMFFSTHGARKGMTDTALKTADSGYLTRRLVDVAQDVIIREDDCGTDRGLLIRSIAEGKEMIESLEERLNGRYTKKTVKHPETGAVIIGPNELITEDKAREIVNAGVEEVTIRSVFTCNTRHGVCRHCYGINLATGDAVEVGEAVGTIAAQSIGEPGTQLTMRTFHTGGVASNTDITQGLPRVQEIFEARNPKGEAVITEVKGQVTAIEEDASTRTKKVFVKGETGEGEYVVPFTARMRVEVGDQVSRGAALTEGSIQPKRLLAVRDVLSVETYLLGEVQKVYRSQGVEIGDKHIEVMVRQMIRKVRVMDPGDTDLLMGTLMDINDFTDANKDVLIAGGVPATGRPVLMGITKASLETNSFLSAASFQETTRVLTDAAIRGKKDHLLGLKENVIIGKIIPAGTGMARYRNLEPQAINEAEYLAPEQEEAELAPVEEVVEIQVEETVE from the coding sequence GTGGTTGATGTAAATCGTTTTAAAAGTATGCAAATCACCCTAGCTTCTCCAAGCAAAGTCCGTTCATGGTCTTATGGAGAAGTCAAAAAACCTGAAACAATCAATTACCGTACCTTGAAACCAGAACGTGAAGGACTCTTTGACGAAGTCATCTTTGGTCCTACAAAAGACTGGGAATGTGCTTGTGGGAAGTACAAACGCATTCGCTATAGAGGAATTGTTTGTGACCGCTGTGGGGTTGAAGTAACGCGTACAAAAGTTCGTCGTGAGCGTATGGGGCACATCGAGTTGAAAGCTCCTGTATCTCACATCTGGTATTTCAAGGGGATTCCAAGCCGTATGGGCTTGACCCTTGATATGAGTCCTCGTGCCCTCGAGGAAGTTATCTATTTTGCGGCTTATGTGGTGATTGATCCTAAGGATACACCGCTTGAGCACAAGTCTATCATGACAGAGCGCGAATACCGTGAGCGCTTGCGTGAGTATGGCTATGGATCATTCGTTGCCAAGATGGGTGCCGAAGCTATCCAAGACCTTTTGAAACAAGTAGATCTTGAAAAAGAAATTACTGAACTCAAAGAAGAGTTGAAAACAGCTACTGGACAAAAACGTGTCAAAGCCATCCGTCGTTTGGATGTTTTGGATGCCTTCTACAAGTCTGGAAACAAACCTGAATGGATGATTCTCAACATCCTTCCGGTTATTCCACCAGATCTTCGTCCAATGTTGCAGTTGGATGGTGGCCGTTTTGCTTCATCTGACTTGAACGACCTTTACCGCCGTGTTATTAACCGTAACAACCGTTTGGCTCGTTTGCTTGAGTTGAATGCACCAGGTATCATCGTTCAAAATGAGAAGCGTATGCTTCAAGAAGCGGTTGATGCTTTGATTGACAATGGCCGTCGTGGTCGTCCAATCACAGGACCAGGTAGCCGTCCACTGAAATCATTGAGCCACATGCTTAAAGGGAAACAAGGACGCTTCCGTCAAAACTTGCTCGGAAAACGTGTTGACTTCTCAGGACGTTCCGTTATCGCCGTTGGTCCAACTCTTAAGATGTACCAATGTGGTGTGCCACGTGAAATGGCCATCGAGCTCTTTAAACCATTTGTGATGCGTGAAATCGTTGCTCGTGACATCGTGCAGAACGTCAAAGCGGCTAAACGCTTGGTGGAACGTGGAGATGAACGTATCTGGGATATTCTTGAAGAAGTAATCAAAGAACACCCAGTTCTTTTGAACCGCGCACCGACCCTTCACCGTTTGGGTATCCAAGCTTTCGAGCCAGTCTTGATTGATGGTAAGGCCCTTCGCTTGCACCCGCTTGTCTGTGAAGCCTACAATGCCGACTTTGACGGGGACCAAATGGCCATCCACGTACCGCTTTCAGAAGAAGCTCAAGCAGAAGCTCGTATCTTGATGTTGGCTGCTGAGCATATCTTGAATCCGAAAGATGGTAAACCAGTTGTTACTCCGTCTCAGGACATGGTTTTGGGTAACTACTACTTGACCATGGAAGAAGCTGGTCGTGAAGGTGAAGGAATGGTCTTCAAAGACCGTGACGAAGCGGTTATGGCTTACCGCAATGGTTATGTTCACCTCCACTCACGTGTTGGTATTGCAACAGACAGCCTCAACAAACCATGGACAGAAGAGCAAAAACACAAGGTCTTGCTGACAACAGTTGGTAAAATCCTCTTCAACGACATCATGCCAGAGGGTCTGCCTTACTTGCAAGAACCAACAAATGCTAACTTAACAGAAGGTGTTCCAGCTAAATACTTCTTGCCACTAGGTGGAGATATCAAGGAAGCTATCAGCAATCTTGAACTTAACCCTCCATTCAAGAAGAAAAACCTTGGAAATATCATCGCTGAAATCTTCAAACGTTTCCGTACAACAGAAACTTCTGCCCTACTTGACCGTATGAAGAACCTCGGTTACCACCACTCAACTCTTGCAGGTTTGACAGTCGGTATTGCCGATATCCCAGTCGTTGAAGACAAGGCTGAAATCATCGAAGAATCACACAAACGTGTAGAACAAATCACCAAACAATTCCGTCGTGGTATGATCACAGACGACGAGCGCTACAACGCTGTTACAGCTGAATGGCGTGCAGCCCGTGAAAAATTGGAAAAACGTTTGGTTGCCAACCAAGATCCTAAGAACCCAATCGTTATGATGATGGACTCTGGAGCCCGTGGTAACATCTCAAACTTCTCACAGCTTGCCGGTATGCGTGGTCTGATGGCCGCTCCGAACGGACGTATCATGGAATTGCCAATCCTTTCAAACTTCCGCGAAGGTTTGTCAGTACTCGAAATGTTCTTCTCAACTCACGGTGCCCGTAAGGGTATGACCGATACGGCCCTTAAGACAGCCGACTCAGGTTACTTGACTCGTCGTTTGGTTGACGTTGCCCAAGATGTGATCATCCGTGAGGACGACTGTGGAACAGACCGTGGTCTCTTGATTCGTTCTATCGCAGAAGGAAAAGAGATGATCGAGTCTCTCGAAGAACGTCTCAATGGTCGTTATACTAAGAAAACTGTTAAACATCCAGAAACTGGTGCAGTGATCATCGGTCCAAATGAGTTGATTACAGAAGACAAGGCGCGTGAAATTGTCAATGCTGGTGTGGAAGAAGTTACTATCCGCTCTGTATTTACATGTAACACTCGTCATGGTGTCTGCCGTCACTGTTACGGTATCAACTTGGCGACTGGTGATGCGGTTGAAGTTGGTGAAGCAGTTGGTACAATCGCTGCCCAATCTATCGGGGAACCTGGTACACAGCTTACAATGCGTACCTTCCACACGGGTGGGGTTGCCTCAAATACCGATATCACTCAGGGTCTTCCTCGTGTCCAAGAAATCTTTGAAGCCCGCAATCCTAAAGGGGAAGCGGTCATCACAGAGGTCAAAGGACAAGTTACAGCTATCGAAGAAGACGCGTCAACTCGTACCAAGAAAGTCTTCGTTAAGGGTGAAACTGGCGAAGGTGAGTACGTGGTACCATTTACAGCACGTATGCGTGTCGAAGTTGGAGACCAAGTCTCTCGCGGTGCGGCATTGACAGAAGGTTCTATCCAACCAAAACGTCTCCTTGCTGTTCGTGATGTCTTGTCAGTTGAAACTTACCTTCTCGGTGAAGTACAAAAAGTTTACCGTAGCCAAGGGGTAGAAATCGGTGACAAACACATCGAGGTAATGGTTCGTCAAATGATCCGTAAAGTTCGTGTCATGGATCCAGGTGACACAGACCTTCTTATGGGTACTCTCATGGACATCAACGACTTTACAGATGCTAACAAGGATGTTCTTATCGCAGGTGGAGTTCCAGCGACTGGTCGCCCAGTTCTTATGGGAATCACCAAAGCCTCACTTGAAACAAATAGTTTCTTGTCAGCGGCTTCCTTCCAGGAAACAACTCGTGTCCTTACAGATGCGGCCATCCGTGGTAAGAAAGATCATCTCCTTGGACTCAAGGAAAATGTTATCATCGGTAAGATCATCCCAGCTGGTACTGGTATGGCTCGCTACCGTAACCTTGAACCACAAGCTATCAATGAAGCAGAATATCTGGCTCCAGAACAAGAAGAGGCAGAACTTGCTCCTGTAGAGGAAGTTGTGGAAATCCAAGTTGAAGAAACAGTAGAATAA